Proteins co-encoded in one Jeotgalibacillus malaysiensis genomic window:
- a CDS encoding MFS transporter yields the protein MWVILGVIAIAVTFLNLYLFTKGKDYKLAMALGLSFTALTLCAEYSMVSDWVAAEDWGALMDVVPTMEWALWLLTIVSILLNITPVILEKRRK from the coding sequence ATGTGGGTTATCTTAGGAGTCATCGCAATCGCAGTAACTTTTTTGAATTTATATTTGTTTACAAAAGGTAAAGATTATAAGCTTGCGATGGCGCTTGGTTTGTCATTTACCGCTTTAACACTTTGTGCAGAATACAGCATGGTATCAGATTGGGTAGCCGCTGAAGACTGGGGAGCGTTGATGGACGTCGTGCCTACGATGGAGTGGGCTTTATGGTTGTTAACAATCGTATCAATACTGCTTAATATCACACCTGTCATTTTAGAAAAAAGACGTAAGTAA
- a CDS encoding diguanylate cyclase, which produces MQYLGFNIFRKRYLLILVVPVISLFMVATNDLHHLHYRVFELDSELGAPYARQEIGTWYIIHGIVTFASMFVAFYLLLSQWRETSREYKPQLVALLFGQLLPMVTAFVYLIGFTPPGIDPVPMVLWISSMLYLWAIGSSRLFRIMPIAKMTIFNNINDGVLVLDEYGRLVEHNAAAEKMFPGLSKTMFGRHFDEMWKDFSGENFPFEIEKKAIQKDLQFTGEDHQPYTYQIRTTPLLHGLYHKGQLLIFTDITEVKRLQLQLEQQAFYDDLTQIYNRRAFFQMCDQYFAEATEEKRSLTVILMDIDHFKKVNDTYGHAVGDQVLKHVVKLCQEQLNADQLFGRYGGEEFVLALRNTDLPAGEKVAEQLRQHVEDHPFYMKEGVLPVTLSLGVASANHEPEETLFQLLNQADHALYVAKEDGRNRVSVFAELVNKSN; this is translated from the coding sequence ATGCAATATCTCGGGTTTAATATTTTCCGCAAACGGTATCTGCTGATTCTGGTGGTGCCTGTGATTAGTCTTTTCATGGTTGCAACGAATGACCTGCACCACTTACATTACCGCGTATTTGAACTGGATTCTGAACTCGGTGCACCATATGCGCGTCAGGAAATAGGAACGTGGTACATCATTCATGGCATCGTGACATTTGCGAGTATGTTTGTCGCTTTTTATTTATTGCTTTCACAATGGAGAGAAACGTCCAGAGAATATAAGCCGCAGCTCGTCGCATTATTATTCGGACAGCTGCTGCCAATGGTAACGGCATTTGTCTACCTGATCGGCTTTACGCCGCCCGGGATCGATCCGGTCCCAATGGTGCTGTGGATCTCGTCAATGCTGTATCTCTGGGCAATTGGATCCTCACGTCTTTTCAGGATCATGCCAATTGCCAAAATGACGATTTTTAACAATATTAATGACGGCGTACTGGTGCTCGATGAGTATGGACGCCTGGTTGAACACAATGCTGCAGCTGAAAAAATGTTTCCCGGCTTAAGCAAAACAATGTTCGGCAGACATTTTGATGAAATGTGGAAAGACTTCTCAGGTGAAAATTTCCCTTTTGAAATTGAAAAGAAAGCTATTCAGAAAGATCTTCAATTTACCGGTGAAGACCATCAGCCGTACACTTATCAAATTCGTACAACGCCGCTTCTCCATGGACTTTACCACAAAGGTCAGCTGCTCATTTTTACTGACATCACTGAAGTGAAAAGACTGCAGCTGCAGCTCGAACAACAGGCTTTTTACGATGACCTTACGCAAATTTATAACAGGCGCGCCTTTTTTCAAATGTGTGATCAGTATTTTGCAGAAGCGACAGAAGAGAAGCGTTCGCTGACTGTCATCCTGATGGATATTGACCATTTCAAAAAAGTGAATGATACATATGGACATGCAGTCGGTGATCAGGTGCTGAAGCATGTCGTGAAATTGTGTCAGGAACAGTTGAACGCTGATCAGCTATTCGGCCGTTATGGCGGTGAAGAATTCGTGCTGGCGCTACGAAATACGGATCTACCTGCAGGTGAAAAGGTAGCGGAGCAGCTGCGTCAGCATGTTGAAGACCATCCTTTTTACATGAAAGAGGGAGTGCTCCCTGTTACATTGAGTCTTGGTGTCGCGTCTGCAAACCATGAGCCTGAAGAAACCTTATTCCAGCTTTTGAATCAGGCGGATCATGCTTTGTATGTGGCGAAAGAGGATGGGCGTAACAGGGTGAGTGTCTTTGCAGAACTGGTTAACAAATCAAATTGA